Part of the Vicinamibacterales bacterium genome is shown below.
AGCAGCTTGTCGAACGCGTCGGCCTCGAGATCGGCCAGCGACATGACGACCACGTCCGCCGCCAGCGGACCGTTCTTCGCGACGCCGATGCTCTTCATCCCCGCGCGGCGCGCCGCCTCGACGCCGGCGGCGGCATCCTCCACGACGATGCAGCGGCCCGGCGGGATCCCGACTTTCGCGGCGGCCTTCAGGAACACCTGGGGATCCGGCTTGCCGATGGCGACGTCTTCCGCGGCGACGATCGCGTCGAGATAGCCCGTCAGTCCCAGCACGCGGAGCATCACCTCGACGTTCGCCCCGGGCGCCGACGAGGCGATCGCCTGCTTCCATCCCGCGGCGCGCAGCGCAGCGAGCCATTCGCGCGCGCCCGGCAGCGGCTGGAGCCCATGGACCTCGGCGAGGCGGCGGTACTCCGCCTCCTTGGCGTCCCCGATCCGCTGCACGCGCGCCGGGTCGGCGTCCGGGCCGAGCCACGCGCCGAGGATGCGATCGTTGCGCTGGCCGAAGCTGGCCAGGAATCGATCGTACGTGAGCGCGATCCCCTCGAGCTGCAGCGTGTCGCGCCAGGAGAGCCAGTGATACTCCTCGGAATCCACGAGCGTGCCGTCGAGATCCCACAAAACTGCCTTCTCCATCACCCTCCAGGTGTGCAGGTTCTGCCAAAGGGGTCAGACCCGGGTCTGACCCCCTTTTCGCGGGTGCCACTCAGGGGTCAGACCTGGGTCGGACCCCTTTTGGCAGTTGCCCGTAGTACGCGGACGGGCCGTGCTTGCGGCGGAAGTGCTTGTCGACGAGGAAACCGTCCGGACGCGGCGCGTCGGGCGCCAGCGCGCGGACGCGCCATTCCAGGCGGGCGAGATACTCGAGCACTTCGGCGCGCTCGATCGCGTCGATGGGCGTGGCCCCCCAGGTGAAGGGGCCGTGATTGGCCACGAGGATCGCGCCCATGGCATCCGCGCCGCCGGCGGCGGTGACCGCCTCGACGATCACCAGGCCCGTGTTCCGCTCGTAGTCCTGCTCCACTTCCTCGCGCGTCATCGGGCGGGTCACCGGAACGTCAGCGCAGAAGTAGTCCGCATGCGTCGTCCCCATGCAGCGAATCGGCTGCCGCGCCTGGGCGAACGCGGTCGCGTATTCCGAGTGGGTGTGCACGACGCCGCCGATCGAGGGGAACGCGCGATAGAGCTCGCGATGCGTCGGCGTGTCGGACGATGGACGCAGCGTGCCGGCGAGCACCTGCCCCGTGTCCAGCGAGACGACGACCATCTGTTCCGGCGTGAGATCCTCGTAGCGCACACCGCTGGGTTTGATCGCGAGCTCCCCGATGCCGTGATTCCCTGCCGAGACGTTGCCGAAGGTGCCCATCACGAGCCCCGTCTCCGCCAGGGCGCGATTCGCCAGGAACGCCGCCTCCTGCAGTTCGCGCCGGGTCATGCCGCGGCCCGCTCCTTGATCGCCAGCAGCCGCTTCATCACGCTGGCGAGATCCGGCGCCGCGCCGCGGACGCCGCCGAAGCCGTCGTGCAGCTCGCGATAGATCGCGTAGAGCTCGTTGTAGACCTGCTGCGCCGCGGGACGCGGCTCGAAGCGCTTCTGCTTCAGCGACGTCATCCGGTCCTGCGCCTCGGTCCACGAGTCGTAGCCGCCGCCGGCTCCTCCGGCGGTCACCGCGGCCGACACCGCCGAGCCGAGCGCGG
Proteins encoded:
- the araD gene encoding L-ribulose-5-phosphate 4-epimerase AraD codes for the protein MTRRELQEAAFLANRALAETGLVMGTFGNVSAGNHGIGELAIKPSGVRYEDLTPEQMVVVSLDTGQVLAGTLRPSSDTPTHRELYRAFPSIGGVVHTHSEYATAFAQARQPIRCMGTTHADYFCADVPVTRPMTREEVEQDYERNTGLVIVEAVTAAGGADAMGAILVANHGPFTWGATPIDAIERAEVLEYLARLEWRVRALAPDAPRPDGFLVDKHFRRKHGPSAYYGQLPKGVRPRSDP
- a CDS encoding HAD family phosphatase: MEKAVLWDLDGTLVDSEEYHWLSWRDTLQLEGIALTYDRFLASFGQRNDRILGAWLGPDADPARVQRIGDAKEAEYRRLAEVHGLQPLPGAREWLAALRAAGWKQAIASSAPGANVEVMLRVLGLTGYLDAIVAAEDVAIGKPDPQVFLKAAAKVGIPPGRCIVVEDAAAGVEAARRAGMKSIGVAKNGPLAADVVVMSLADLEADAFDKLLASRSPA